CGCACCCGCCGCAGCCGGGCGCCTACGGCACTTACGCGCTCGCCTACTCGGCCCCGCAGCCGGCCTATCCGGCTTCTCCCCCGCCGCCGCAGACACAGCAGTCTGCGGCCGGGACGACCGCGCCCGCAGACCCGGCCCACGGGACCGGCGCGGCCGTCGAGCCCCAGGACGGCACCGACCGCGAGTCGCCGTGGGCTTGACCCCGATCATCGCGCGCCTGGCCGACTCCGTCCCGCCCCTGACTCCCGACGGCGAAGAGGCCCGGCGGTGGGCGGAGCAGGAGCTGAGCAAGCCCGTCTACGCCGAAGCGGAGCCGACGCTCTTCGACCGCATCGCCCGGGCGATCGCCGAGTTCTTCGAACGGCTCTTCTCGACCCAGCTCGACGGTCCGTGGGGTTCGACCGCCGCGATCGTCGCGGCGATCATCGTGGTCCTCCTCATCGTCGGCGCCTTCCTGGTGTGGGGCCGACCGCGAGCGACGCACCGCTCGAGGGTCGCGGTGGCCGAGCTCTTCGGCGAGACCGAGACCCGCTCGGCGGGGCAGCTCCGGGCAGACGCCGAGAGTGCCGCCGCGCGACGGGACTGGGATGCCGCGATCGTCCTCCGCTTCCGCGCACTGGCGCGCGGAGCCGTCGAGAGGGGGGCCGTCGAGACGCCTCCGGGCGCGACCGTCCACGGCTTCGCACGCCGCGCCGGCCGGGTGTTCCCGGCCTCGGCGGACGCCCTCGAAGCGGCAGCCGTCGCGTTCGACGACGTGCGGTACCTCCGCCGTCCCGGAACGGAGGACCTCTACCGACGGATCGTCGCCGTCGATGAGACCGTCTCACGCAGCCGCCCGGTCGATCTCGAGCCCCTTCCCGCAGGACCCGTGCGATGACCCTCGCCCCAGCGGCCACGTCGACGCCGAGCTGGCCCGCGACCCCCGCCCGCAGCCGGCGTCGCGGCGTCGCGGGGTGGATCGTCATCGCAATCGTCGTGCTGCTCGTCGGCGGAGTGGGTGCCGCGCTGGCCGCGCTGTCGCAGTGGGCGCAGCGCGACGCGCTCGACCCGGAGTCGGCCGGGCCGAACGGCACGCGCGCGCTCGTGGAGGTCCTGCGGGAGCACGGCGTCGAGGTCGAGGTCACCCGGGACCGCGACTCCGCCCAGCAGGCCCTCCTGTCCGGCGACGCCACCCTCGTCCTGCCCGATACGCCCGCGCTCTCGGACGGGGCCGTCGAGAACCTCGCCGCCGGCGCGGAGGACGTCGTGCTGATCGACCCGCGGTCCCGGACTCTGCGTCTGCTGCTGCCCGGAGCGCGCGCCGCCGGATACGGATCGGGCGAGCTCGCCGAACCCGGCTGCGACCTCGCCGATGCGCAGCGCGCCGGCGCCGTCCTGCCGGGTGCCGTCTTCACGACGACCGGCGACGCGGTCGCCTGCTACCCCTCCGGCGACGGATCCGGACTCCTCGTCGCCGACGACGGTGCGCGCCGCGTGAGCGCCGTCGACGGCCGGACGCTCTTCGTCAACGAGTCCCTCGCCGAGAACGGCAACGCGGCCCTCGCGATCAACCTGCTCGGGCGGCATCCGCACCTCGTCTGGTACATGCCAGGTCCCGGCGACACCGACCTCACGAGCAACGACCCCTCGCTCGGCGAGCTGACTCCTCCGTGGGTCAGCCCCGTCATCGTGCTCCTGCTCTTCGCGGCCGTCGCGGCCGGCGTCTGGCGAGGACGGCGGTTCGGACCGCTCGTGCCCGAGCGTCTCCCCGTGACGGTGCGGGTCTCCGAGACCACGGAGGGGCGGGCTCGGCTCTACGCCCGCTCGCGCGACGCCGTGCACGCGGCCGACCAGCTGCGACTGTCTGCGCTCGTACGGCTCGCACGCCTTCTCGGGCTCGGCCCGGCGGCGAGTGCGACGGAGATCGCGGATGCCGCGGCCGATCGTCTCGGCTGGGACCGCCGTGCGGTACGGGGCATCCTGATCGAAGAACTTCCCGCGAACGACGCACAGCTGGTGGCTCTCCGCGACCGGCTCAGCCATCTCGAGGAGGCGGTCCGGCAGGCCGTCCGCCCGGAAAGGAACGCTCGATGACCGACGTCACCACGACGCCAGCCGCCCAGGCCCTCCCGCCGGAGCATCTCCGCGACGCGATGAACCGCGTCCGGCTCGAGGTGGGCAAGGCCGTGATCGGCCAGGACGGGACGATCACGGGCCTGCTGATCGCGCTCCTCTCGCGCGGACACGTGCTGCTCGAGGGTGTGCCGGGCGTCGCCAAGACGCTGCTGGTGCGCTCGTTCTCGACGGCGCTCGGGCTCGACACGAAGCGCATCCAGTTCACGCCCGACCTCATGCCCGGCGACGTGTCGGGGTCGCTCGTCTACGACGCGAAGACCGGCGAGTTCGAGTTCCGCGAGGGCCCGGTCTTCACCAACATCGTGCTCGCCGACGAGATCAACCGCACCCCGCCGAAGACCCAGGCGGCCCTCCTCGAGGCGATGGAGGAGCGGCAGGTGTCGACGGACGGCGTCACGCGCGCCCTCCCCGACCCCTTCCTCGTCGCGGCGACCCAGAACCCGATCGAGCACGAGGGCACCTATACCCTGCCCGAGGCGCAGCTGGACCGGTTCCTCCTCAAACTCATCGTCGAGGTGCCCGCGCGCGACGCCGAGCTCGCGGTGCTCCGCAGGCACGCGAGCGGCTTCGACCCGCGCGACCTCGCCGGAGCAGGCCTCTCCCAGGTCGTCTCGCCGGCCGAGATCCGCGCAGCGCAGCGGGCCGCGGCATCCGTCACAGTCGCCGACGACGTGCTCGGCTACGTCGTCGACCTGGCGCAGGCGACGCGCCGCAGCCCGTCGGTGCAGCTCGGTGTGAGCCCCCGCGCCGCGACCGCGCTCCTCGCTGCCGCAAAGGCCTGGGCCTGGCTCGGCGGCTACCCCGCGATCACGCCCGACCACGTCCAGACGATGCTCGTGCCGACGTGGCGGCACCGCATCCGCCTGCGCCCCGACGCGGAGCTCGAGGGGGTCTCGGTCGACGCCGTCCTCGCCTCCGTCGTACAGCAGACGCGCGTCCCCATCTGACCCGGCCCATGTACGTCACCGGCCGTCTCCCGCTCCTCGTCGCCCTGGGCGCCGTGCCCGTCGTGCTGCTGTCGCTCGCGGGCGTCGACGCGTGGGCGACGGCGGCCGGCTGGCTGCTCCTCTGCCTCGTGGCGGCGGTGACGGATGCCGCGGCCGCCGCCTCCGCGCGGGGGCTGAGGGTCGAGCGGCGCATCCCCCGGCGCACGCTCCTCGGCCAGCGAGTCGAGACGGAGCTCTGGCTCACCAACCCGGGCGTGCGCCGCATCCGGGGCCGCGTGCGCGACGCGTGGCAGCCGACGGCGGGAGCACCGCCCGAACGCCTGCCACTCGACCTCCCGGGCGGCGAGCGCCGTCGACTCGTCGTGCCGCTCCTGCCGCGCCGTCGCGGCGAGCTGCACAGCGACTTCGTCGTGGTGCGCTCTCTCGGGCCGCTCGGCCTGGCGGGGCGGCAGGTTCGGATCGACGACCGGGGCGCCCTTCGCGTGCTGCCGCCCTTCACGGCCCGCCGGCACCTGCCGTCGCGCCTCGCGCGGCTGCGTGAGCTGGACGGCTCGACGAGCGTCCAGATGCGCGGCCAGGGCACCGAGTTCGACAGCCTCCGCGAATACGTGCGCGGCGATGACGTGCGTTCGATCGACTGGCGCGCGACCGCCCGGTCCAGCACGACGATGCTCCGCACGTGGCGCCCCGAGCGGGATCGGCACGTGGTCATCCTCATCGACACCGGCCGAACCGCGGCGGCGCGCGTCGGCGACGGCGTACGCCTGGACGCGGCGATGGAGGCCGCACTCCTGCTGGCAGCGCTCGCGACCCGCGCCGGCGACCACACCCACCTCCTGATGTTCGATCGGGTGACGCGCGCCCGCGTCACCCGCGTCGACGGCCCCGCTCTCCTTCCGGCGCTCGTGGATGCGATGGCGCCGGTCGAGCCGCAGCTCATCGACACCGACTGGGACGCCGCCTTCGCGCAGATCCGCGCCCTCACCTCGCGCCCCTCCCTCGTCGTCCTCCTCACGGCGCAGGACGCCCCCGAGGCCGCGCGGGGCTTCCTCGGCTCCCTGCCTGCGCTCGCTCACCGTGCCCACGTCCTCGTCGGGACGGTCACCGACGAGGCGGCGGCGCCCGAGCCGCGGCCGGACGCGGCGGACGTCTACCGCGAGGCGGCGGCGGCCCGGACCGCGCGGGACGCGGCATCCGTCGCCTCTGCCATCGCCCGAGCGGGCGCCGAGGCCATCGCGGACACCCCGGACGCGCTGCCTCCCCGGATCGCCGACCGGTATCTCGCCCTCAAGGCGGCGGGACGGCTCTGACGGGCGGCCGATGACGGACCGTTTCGCAATCTGACGGCTGGCCGCGCCGCTTACCTGGGAGTCCGCTGGACGTGCCCTATGCTCCCGAGCGGCGGCCGTTCCGCCGTTCCCCACGCTGAAGGAGCCCTCATGAGCGATCCGCTCCCCGAGGAGCCGGTTGTCCCGACTCCCCTCGATCACACGCCCGCCGCGGCCGACCCAAAGCCTGACGTGCCGGTCCCGGCCACGCCGCTCGAGCACACGCCCGTCGCCCCGTCCACCGCGGCGACGCTGACGGCCGAGGCGTTCGGCACCTTCCTCCTCGTGCTCGGGGTCATCAGCACGGCGCTCTTCGCTGCAGGTTTCGGGGAGGGCACGGAGGCGGCGAACAAGGGCGTCGGCTTCCTCGGCGTCTCTCTCGCCGTCGGCCTGACCGTCGTCGCCGGCGCGTACGCCTTCGGGCCGATCTCGGGCGGCCACTTCAACCCGGCGGTGACGCTCGGCCTCGCCGCAGCGGGTCGCTTCCCGTGGCGGGGCGTGCTCGGCTACATCATCGCGCAGGTCATCGGCGGTCTCGTCGCGACGACCCTCATCGTCCTCATCGGCCTCTCGGGCCCCGACAACTGGCTGAGCAGGGCTCAGGACGGCGGCTTCGCGAGCAACGGCTGGGACGACCTGTCGCCCGGCGGCTTCGGCATCCTCGGCGCGATCGTCGTCGAGGTGCTGTTCACGGCCCTCTTCGTCATCGTGATCCTCGGCGTCACGCATTCGACCCGCGGCAATTCGGCATTCGCGGGCCTCGTCATCGGCCTCACGCTGACGCTCATCCACCTCGCGACGATCCCGATCGACAACACCTCGGTGAACCCGGCGCGTTCGATCGCGACCGCCGTCTACGGCGGCGGGCTGCCGCTCGCGCAGCTGTGGGTGTTCATCGTGTTCCCGATCATCGGTGCGCTCATCGCGGGCTTCGCCTACCGGGCCCTGTTCGACGGCTCCAAGCGGGCCTGACCCTCGATCCGCTGAGAACGGCTCGGATGCCTCGGCATCCGGGCCGTTCTTCGTTCCCGGGTGCTCAGCCGGCTTACCCGGGTGCTCGGCCGGCGTTCCCGCGCTCAGCCGGCGTAACCGGGCGCTCCGCCGGCGTACCCGGGCGCTCAGCCGGCGACGAGGGTCGGCGTGCCGGTCTCGAATTCCGTCAGGTCGCCCGTCTCACCGCGGCGGTACGCACGCCCGCCGACGAACACCATGTAGAAGAGGAAGGCGGCCAGCGCGGCCGCTCCGATGCCGATCTTGACGGGCCACGGCCAGGGCTGCGCCGTCACGAAGCCCTCGATCAGCCCCGAGATCGCGAGGGCGATGACCAGGCCGATCGCGATGGTCGCGAGGGAGCGCCCGGCCGCGGCGAGCGCCTCCGCGCGCGAGCGGCGTCCGGGGGCGACCCAGGCCCAGAAGATGTGCAGGCCCGCGGCCGCCGCGACGAAGATGCTCGTCAGCTCGAGCATGCCGTGCGGAAGGATGAAGAGCAGGAAGACGTCGCCTCGGCCGTAGGCGATCATGACGGCCGCCGCGGTCCCCACGCCGATGGCGTTCTGCACGAGCATGTAGACCGGCCAGATCCCTGTGATGCCGAACAGCACGCACTGCGCCGCGATCCAGGCGTTGTTGGTCCACACCGTGCCCGCGAAGACCGCCGCGGGATTCTCGCTGTAGTACTCGGTGAAGGAGTGCTCGGCGTAGTACGAGAGCTGCGCATCGCTGCCGAGCGTCGCCACGAGCGCCGGATCGCCCGAGATCCAGAAGGCCACGATCGCTACGACGATCACGAAAGCCACCGCGATGACGAGGGTCGTCCATCGCACCCGGTAGAGGGCGGCCGGAAGCTGCAGGGCGAAGAAGCGCGGGATCTGCCGCAGCACGTTCTCGGGGCCGCCCGTGAGCCGCAGCCGTGCGCGCGCCAGCATCGTCGAGACGTGGTCGCCGTGCATCGTGCGGCCGGCCGAGGTCTTGATGTCGGCGAGGTCCGCCGACGCCGCGCGATACCGGGTGACGAGCTCGTCGACCTCCGCACCCGAGAGCGACCGAGAACGGCTCAGCTCGTCGAGCCGCGCCCACTCCGCCCGCCGGGCGGTCGTGAGCGCGTCGAGGTCCATTAGGCATACTTTACGCATGAGCGCCGCCCCGCCCCCGACCGTGGTCGACATCCGCCAGGACGAGATCCTCACGGGCGAAGCGGTCGCGCTCGACGTGCAGCCGATCGGCTACTTCCTGCGTGCGCTCGGCCTTCTCATCGACGTCGTGCTCGCCGTCGGCGTGCTGATCCTCTTCTCGCTCGTCGCCTCGTGGCTGCTCGGTCAGAGCATCCTCGACGTGAGCGTCTCGCCCATCCTCACGATCCTCGCGATCGTCCTCGTGACGGTCGTGCTGCCGACGGTCGTCGAGACCGCGACGCGCGGTCGCAGCCTCGGCAAGCTCGCCGTGGGCGGACGGATCGTGCGCGCCGACGGGGGCGCCTCGGGCTTCCGTCAGGCTTTCATCCGCGCACTCGTCGGCGTCTTCGAGATCTGGCTCACGGCCGGCGCCGTGGCCGCCATCGTCGGGGCCTTCACCCCCCGCTCGCAGCGGCTCGGCGACCTTCTGGCCGGCACCTACTCCGAGCGCACCCGGACGCCCGCGCTGCCGGCATCGGCCCCCGGCATCCCGTACCCGCTCATCGGCTGGGCGCAGGTGGCCGATGTCGCGCGCCTGCCGGATCGGCTCGCGCGGCGGACGGCGCAGTTCGTCTCGCACGCCGATGCGATGGAGCCCGCCGCGCGGGCGCGGGTCGCGGCATCCCTCGCCGCCGAAGCGGCACAGCACGTCTCGCCCGTGCCGCCGGTGGATCCCGAGACGTTCCTCCGCGGGGTCGTCGCGGTCCGGCGCGATCGTGAGCTGCGGGCGCTGGACCTCGAGGCCCAGCGGGTCGCCGCGCTCACCGCCGGGGCGACGGGGGCGGTGCGAGGCTTCCCGCAGCGGTGACGGGGCCGCCCGCGCGCGGAGCCGCGGACGCCCTCAGCTTCAGTAGCGGTAGTGGTCGAGCTTGTACGGACCGTCGACGGGCACGCCGAGGTAGGCCGACTGCTCCGCCGTGAGCTCGGTGAGCTCGACGCCGAGCGCCGCGAGGTGCAGACGCGCGACCTTCTCGTCGAGCGTCTTGGGCAGGGTGTAGACGCCGACCGGGTACTCGTCGCGCTTCGTGTAGAGCTCGAGCTGGGCGAGCACCTGGTTCGAGAACGACGCGCTCATGACGAACGACGGATGCCCCGTGGCGTTGCCGAGGTTCATGAGCCGGCCCTCGCTCAGCACGAGGACGCTCCGGCCGTTGGGGAGGCGCCACTCGTGCACCTGCGGCTTGATCTCGATCTTCTCGACACCCGGGATGGCGGCGAGGCCGGCCATGTCGATCTCGTCGTCGAAGTGGCCGACGTTGCCGACGATCGCGAGGTGCTTGAGCCCGAGGATGTGCTCCGGCGTCACGACCCGCGTGTTGCCGGTGCCCGTGATGATGATGTCGACCTGGTCGATGACCGACTCGAGCCGCGCCACCTGGAAGCCGTCCATGGCGGCCTGCAACGCGCAGATCGGATCGACCTCGCCGATGATGACGCGCGCACCCTGGCCGCGCAGCGCCTCGGCCGATCCCTTGCCCACATCGCCGTAGCCGGCGACGAAGGCGACCTTGCCGCCGATGAGGACGTCGGTCGCGCGGTTGATGCCGTCGGGCAGCGAGTGACGGATGCCGTAGGTGTTGTCGAATTTCGACTTGGTGACGGAGTCGTTGACGTTGATGGCGGGGAAGAGCAGATCGCCGGATGCCGCGAGCTCGTACAGGCGGTGGACGCCCGTCGTCGTCTCCTCGGTCACGCCGATGAGCTCGCCGGCGATGCGCGTGAAGCGCTGCGGGTCGCGAGCGAGGCTCGCGCGTAGGGTGTCGAGGATGATCCGGTACTCCTCGGAGGCGTCCGCCGCGCCGTCCGGCACGGCACCGGCCTTCTCGAACTCGACGCCCTTGTGCACGAGGAGGGTCGCGTCACCGCCGTCGTCGAGGATCAGGTTGGGGCCGTCGAAGCCCTCGGCCGACCAGTCGAAGATGCGGTCCGTGCAGCGCCAGTACTCCTCGAGGGTCTCGCCCTTCCAGGCGAAGACCGGAACGCCGGCGGGCGACTCGACGGTGCCGGTGGGGCCGACCGCGATCGCCGCGGCCGCCTCGTCCTGCGTGGAGAAGATGTTGCAGCTCGCCCATCGCACCTGGGCGCCGAGGGCCACGAGGGTCTCGATCAGCACGGCGGTCTGCACGGTCATGTGCAGCGAGCCGGCGATCCGCGCGCCCTTCAGCGGCTGCGTGGGGCCGAACTCCTCGCGCAGCGCCATAAGACCCGGCATCTCGTTCTCGGCGAGGCGGATCTGGTGGCGGCCGGCCTCGGCCAGCGAGAGGTCGGCGACCTCGAAGTCGAGAGCGCGCTCCTCGACGGCGGTCGTGGGCGTGGCGACGGGCGATGAAGTCGGCATCCGTCCATTGTTCCACGGCCACCGCCGCGGAGCCTGTGCGCCCTAGACGCGCAGCGTCTCGTGCCGCACGACGACCCAGCCCTTCGGCACCGACAGGCGGTCGGTGTGGATCGCGCAGAGATCGTGCGCGTGCGGGTCGCCGTCCTGCCCGAGAGGGCCGACGGCGGCCATCTGGTCGCCGTAGTCGTACGTGAGGGTCGACACCGCTTCGCGGGCGCATCCCACCTTGGAGCAGAGTCTCTCGCGCATCGATCCGACCCTATCCAGGAGGGCCGGCAGACGACGGATGCCGCGCCGCAGCGCGCCCCGAGGTTCCCGGGTGTCCTCGGCACGCGCACGCCTAGGATGAGTGCATGGCGTGGCGGAGGACGAGAGACGCTGCCCGGCGCGGCCGTCGTCCCGCGCGCCACGGCCGGCACGGTCGCGAGGGCCGGAGCCCGGTCGTCCGGCCGCCGCTCCCGCCGCTGGACACCCGCGTCGAGCGCTTCGACCTCGCCGTGGGCACGGCTGCCGAGTTCCTCCGGTCTGCGTGGGAGGAGCTCCGGGAGGTCAGCTTCGAGATCGCCGACATGCCGGCGGCGACCGACGACGACGGCATCCCCCGGTGGCAGGTGCTGACCGATGCGAAGCGCATCATCCTGTACCGCCTCCCCATCGAGCGGCTCAGCCATCTGCACCGCAACGACGAGCTGCACCGCCGCATGATGATCG
This genomic interval from Microbacterium sp. 4R-513 contains the following:
- a CDS encoding DUF4129 domain-containing protein, with amino-acid sequence MTPIIARLADSVPPLTPDGEEARRWAEQELSKPVYAEAEPTLFDRIARAIAEFFERLFSTQLDGPWGSTAAIVAAIIVVLLIVGAFLVWGRPRATHRSRVAVAELFGETETRSAGQLRADAESAAARRDWDAAIVLRFRALARGAVERGAVETPPGATVHGFARRAGRVFPASADALEAAAVAFDDVRYLRRPGTEDLYRRIVAVDETVSRSRPVDLEPLPAGPVR
- a CDS encoding DUF4350 domain-containing protein; this encodes MTLAPAATSTPSWPATPARSRRRGVAGWIVIAIVVLLVGGVGAALAALSQWAQRDALDPESAGPNGTRALVEVLREHGVEVEVTRDRDSAQQALLSGDATLVLPDTPALSDGAVENLAAGAEDVVLIDPRSRTLRLLLPGARAAGYGSGELAEPGCDLADAQRAGAVLPGAVFTTTGDAVACYPSGDGSGLLVADDGARRVSAVDGRTLFVNESLAENGNAALAINLLGRHPHLVWYMPGPGDTDLTSNDPSLGELTPPWVSPVIVLLLFAAVAAGVWRGRRFGPLVPERLPVTVRVSETTEGRARLYARSRDAVHAADQLRLSALVRLARLLGLGPAASATEIADAAADRLGWDRRAVRGILIEELPANDAQLVALRDRLSHLEEAVRQAVRPERNAR
- a CDS encoding MoxR family ATPase gives rise to the protein MTDVTTTPAAQALPPEHLRDAMNRVRLEVGKAVIGQDGTITGLLIALLSRGHVLLEGVPGVAKTLLVRSFSTALGLDTKRIQFTPDLMPGDVSGSLVYDAKTGEFEFREGPVFTNIVLADEINRTPPKTQAALLEAMEERQVSTDGVTRALPDPFLVAATQNPIEHEGTYTLPEAQLDRFLLKLIVEVPARDAELAVLRRHASGFDPRDLAGAGLSQVVSPAEIRAAQRAAASVTVADDVLGYVVDLAQATRRSPSVQLGVSPRAATALLAAAKAWAWLGGYPAITPDHVQTMLVPTWRHRIRLRPDAELEGVSVDAVLASVVQQTRVPI
- a CDS encoding DUF58 domain-containing protein yields the protein MYVTGRLPLLVALGAVPVVLLSLAGVDAWATAAGWLLLCLVAAVTDAAAAASARGLRVERRIPRRTLLGQRVETELWLTNPGVRRIRGRVRDAWQPTAGAPPERLPLDLPGGERRRLVVPLLPRRRGELHSDFVVVRSLGPLGLAGRQVRIDDRGALRVLPPFTARRHLPSRLARLRELDGSTSVQMRGQGTEFDSLREYVRGDDVRSIDWRATARSSTTMLRTWRPERDRHVVILIDTGRTAAARVGDGVRLDAAMEAALLLAALATRAGDHTHLLMFDRVTRARVTRVDGPALLPALVDAMAPVEPQLIDTDWDAAFAQIRALTSRPSLVVLLTAQDAPEAARGFLGSLPALAHRAHVLVGTVTDEAAAPEPRPDAADVYREAAAARTARDAASVASAIARAGAEAIADTPDALPPRIADRYLALKAAGRL
- a CDS encoding aquaporin, which produces MSDPLPEEPVVPTPLDHTPAAADPKPDVPVPATPLEHTPVAPSTAATLTAEAFGTFLLVLGVISTALFAAGFGEGTEAANKGVGFLGVSLAVGLTVVAGAYAFGPISGGHFNPAVTLGLAAAGRFPWRGVLGYIIAQVIGGLVATTLIVLIGLSGPDNWLSRAQDGGFASNGWDDLSPGGFGILGAIVVEVLFTALFVIVILGVTHSTRGNSAFAGLVIGLTLTLIHLATIPIDNTSVNPARSIATAVYGGGLPLAQLWVFIVFPIIGALIAGFAYRALFDGSKRA
- a CDS encoding stage II sporulation protein M, whose translation is MDLDALTTARRAEWARLDELSRSRSLSGAEVDELVTRYRAASADLADIKTSAGRTMHGDHVSTMLARARLRLTGGPENVLRQIPRFFALQLPAALYRVRWTTLVIAVAFVIVVAIVAFWISGDPALVATLGSDAQLSYYAEHSFTEYYSENPAAVFAGTVWTNNAWIAAQCVLFGITGIWPVYMLVQNAIGVGTAAAVMIAYGRGDVFLLFILPHGMLELTSIFVAAAAGLHIFWAWVAPGRRSRAEALAAAGRSLATIAIGLVIALAISGLIEGFVTAQPWPWPVKIGIGAAALAAFLFYMVFVGGRAYRRGETGDLTEFETGTPTLVAG
- a CDS encoding RDD family protein → MSAAPPPTVVDIRQDEILTGEAVALDVQPIGYFLRALGLLIDVVLAVGVLILFSLVASWLLGQSILDVSVSPILTILAIVLVTVVLPTVVETATRGRSLGKLAVGGRIVRADGGASGFRQAFIRALVGVFEIWLTAGAVAAIVGAFTPRSQRLGDLLAGTYSERTRTPALPASAPGIPYPLIGWAQVADVARLPDRLARRTAQFVSHADAMEPAARARVAASLAAEAAQHVSPVPPVDPETFLRGVVAVRRDRELRALDLEAQRVAALTAGATGAVRGFPQR
- the ahcY gene encoding adenosylhomocysteinase yields the protein MPTSSPVATPTTAVEERALDFEVADLSLAEAGRHQIRLAENEMPGLMALREEFGPTQPLKGARIAGSLHMTVQTAVLIETLVALGAQVRWASCNIFSTQDEAAAAIAVGPTGTVESPAGVPVFAWKGETLEEYWRCTDRIFDWSAEGFDGPNLILDDGGDATLLVHKGVEFEKAGAVPDGAADASEEYRIILDTLRASLARDPQRFTRIAGELIGVTEETTTGVHRLYELAASGDLLFPAINVNDSVTKSKFDNTYGIRHSLPDGINRATDVLIGGKVAFVAGYGDVGKGSAEALRGQGARVIIGEVDPICALQAAMDGFQVARLESVIDQVDIIITGTGNTRVVTPEHILGLKHLAIVGNVGHFDDEIDMAGLAAIPGVEKIEIKPQVHEWRLPNGRSVLVLSEGRLMNLGNATGHPSFVMSASFSNQVLAQLELYTKRDEYPVGVYTLPKTLDEKVARLHLAALGVELTELTAEQSAYLGVPVDGPYKLDHYRY
- a CDS encoding DUF3499 family protein, which translates into the protein MRERLCSKVGCAREAVSTLTYDYGDQMAAVGPLGQDGDPHAHDLCAIHTDRLSVPKGWVVVRHETLRV
- a CDS encoding metallopeptidase family protein, with the translated sequence MAWRRTRDAARRGRRPARHGRHGREGRSPVVRPPLPPLDTRVERFDLAVGTAAEFLRSAWEELREVSFEIADMPAATDDDGIPRWQVLTDAKRIILYRLPIERLSHLHRNDELHRRMMIESCVFRAAAEYLDRDPWDLGPERFRFF